From Streptomyces griseorubiginosus, one genomic window encodes:
- a CDS encoding carbohydrate ABC transporter permease, which produces MSQATLTMSRTRHTLAPWARIAGLTLCALLTLGPVIWTVSTSLRTPAESFDLPPKIIPTNPTVESYRGVFDQIDVWLLALNSTLVTALIAVGQMITAGLAGYAFARLEFRFKKPLFGLVLATMMVPLQVTIVPVFLVLKSMHLTDTLLGLIIPAFPTAFGTFLMRQYFLGMPKDLGEAAMLDGAGPWRTFRSVYAPLATPGLAIVGVLAFNYHWNEFFRPLILETSGQNYTLPLGLVSLQGNLGTGSISVVLAGVVLSMIPAVAVFLVGQRPLREGITSAGVNR; this is translated from the coding sequence ATGAGCCAAGCGACGTTGACGATGAGCCGTACCCGGCACACCCTCGCCCCCTGGGCGCGGATCGCCGGACTGACGCTGTGCGCCCTGCTGACCCTGGGCCCGGTCATCTGGACGGTCTCCACCTCCCTGCGCACCCCGGCCGAGTCCTTCGACCTGCCACCGAAGATCATCCCGACGAACCCGACCGTGGAGTCGTACCGCGGGGTCTTCGACCAGATCGACGTGTGGCTGCTGGCGCTGAACTCGACGCTGGTGACCGCCCTGATCGCGGTCGGCCAGATGATCACCGCGGGGCTGGCCGGTTACGCCTTCGCCCGCCTCGAATTCCGCTTCAAGAAGCCCCTGTTCGGGCTGGTCCTCGCGACCATGATGGTGCCCTTGCAGGTCACGATCGTGCCCGTGTTCCTGGTGCTCAAGTCCATGCACCTGACCGACACCCTGCTCGGCCTGATCATCCCGGCCTTCCCGACCGCCTTCGGCACCTTCCTGATGCGCCAGTACTTCCTGGGCATGCCCAAGGACCTGGGCGAGGCGGCCATGCTGGACGGCGCGGGGCCCTGGCGGACCTTCCGGTCGGTGTACGCGCCACTGGCCACGCCCGGCCTCGCGATCGTCGGTGTCCTCGCCTTCAACTACCACTGGAACGAGTTCTTCCGGCCACTGATCCTGGAGACCTCCGGCCAGAACTACACCCTCCCCCTCGGCCTGGTCTCCCTCCAGGGCAACCTCGGCACCGGCTCCATCTCGGTGGTCCTCGCCGGGGTCGTGCTCTCGATGATCCCCGCCGTCGCCGTGTTCCTCGTCGGCCAGCGTCCTCTCCGCGAGGGCATCACCTCCGCAGGAGTCAACCGTTGA
- a CDS encoding TauD/TfdA dioxygenase family protein: protein MTTDNGTAEWDAGLEVNPVAGHIGAEITGVDLAGDLDDEVVAAIRAAVLRWKVVFFRGQKLDHAGHVAFARRFGEPVVLRKRGSASPPDFPEVETTADRLELGGKFGMEHEEWLQRRRHTLLRGWHCDHGARIDPPAATILRAETVPPYGGDTQWANLAAAYAGLSGPVREFVDGLRVEHRLGVGYQPRPGDDAYVRHLLDHQVASLHPLVRVHPETGERILYVNGYYVEQIADLSRAESRAILDMLLEQAVRPEYTVRFRWEPGSVAFWDNRATIHLAPSDNAHLGFPRTMHRVMLAGDVPVGADGRASQAITGTEVGRW, encoded by the coding sequence ATGACGACGGACAACGGCACGGCGGAGTGGGACGCGGGCCTCGAGGTGAACCCGGTCGCGGGGCACATCGGAGCCGAGATCACCGGTGTCGATCTCGCCGGTGATCTTGACGACGAGGTGGTCGCCGCGATCCGGGCCGCGGTGCTGCGGTGGAAGGTGGTGTTCTTCCGCGGGCAGAAGCTCGACCACGCCGGGCACGTGGCCTTCGCCCGCCGGTTCGGTGAGCCCGTCGTCCTGCGCAAGCGGGGCAGCGCCTCACCCCCGGACTTCCCCGAGGTCGAGACGACGGCCGACCGGCTGGAGCTGGGCGGGAAGTTCGGCATGGAGCACGAGGAGTGGCTGCAACGCCGACGGCACACGCTGCTGCGCGGCTGGCACTGCGACCACGGCGCCCGGATCGACCCGCCCGCCGCGACGATCCTGCGCGCCGAGACGGTCCCGCCGTACGGGGGCGACACGCAGTGGGCCAACCTCGCGGCCGCCTACGCCGGACTGTCGGGCCCGGTAAGGGAGTTCGTCGACGGTCTGCGCGTGGAGCACCGGCTCGGCGTCGGCTACCAGCCCCGGCCCGGCGACGACGCCTACGTCCGGCACCTGCTGGACCACCAGGTGGCCTCCCTGCACCCGCTCGTACGGGTCCACCCCGAGACGGGGGAGCGGATCCTCTACGTCAACGGCTACTACGTCGAGCAGATCGCCGACCTCTCCCGCGCGGAGAGCCGGGCGATCCTCGACATGCTCCTCGAGCAGGCGGTCCGCCCCGAGTACACGGTCCGCTTCCGCTGGGAACCGGGCAGCGTGGCCTTCTGGGACAACCGCGCCACGATCCACCTGGCCCCCAGCGACAACGCCCACCTCGGCTTCCCCCGGACCATGCACCGGGTGATGCTGGCCGGGGACGTGCCGGTGGGGGCGGACGGCAGGGCGTCCCAGGCGATCACCGGGACGGAGGTGGGGCGGTGGTGA
- a CDS encoding LLM class flavin-dependent oxidoreductase produces the protein MPSTPRPLRKLGFLTIGLFDEADPRRGHESTLEIIELGERLGFDSAWLRHRHLQYGISSPVAVMAAASQRTRRIELGTAVIPLGWENPLRLAEDLATVDILSGGRINPGVSVGPPMHFDEVKGALYPDTADVEDFSYERVRRLLDLVRGKPASDFSGVQGFEVFSDRVQPHSPGLGRRLWYGGGSLSSARWAGEHGMNFLTSSVVKAEGSEGPYDFAEIQLSHIRAFRAAHPDGEEARVSQGLVVIPTDSASPEQRARYEEYAAKRTPRTASPQGPARLMFAPDIVGTSQEIAERLHAHAAFREVDEVAFALPFTFEHEDYVQILTDMATKLGPALGWRPGV, from the coding sequence GTGCCGTCCACCCCCCGTCCCCTGCGCAAGCTGGGCTTCCTGACCATCGGACTGTTCGACGAGGCGGATCCGCGACGCGGCCACGAGTCGACGCTGGAGATCATCGAACTGGGTGAGCGGCTCGGCTTCGACAGCGCGTGGCTGCGCCACCGCCACCTCCAGTACGGCATCTCCTCGCCCGTCGCCGTCATGGCGGCGGCCTCGCAGCGCACCCGCCGCATCGAGCTGGGCACGGCCGTCATCCCGCTCGGCTGGGAGAACCCGCTGCGGCTGGCCGAGGACCTGGCGACCGTGGACATCCTGTCCGGGGGCCGGATCAACCCGGGCGTGAGCGTGGGCCCGCCGATGCACTTCGACGAGGTCAAGGGGGCGCTGTACCCGGACACGGCCGACGTCGAGGACTTCTCCTACGAGCGGGTACGGCGCCTCCTCGACCTGGTGCGCGGCAAGCCGGCGAGCGACTTCAGCGGGGTGCAGGGCTTCGAGGTCTTCTCGGACCGGGTGCAACCCCACTCCCCCGGGCTCGGCCGACGGCTCTGGTACGGCGGCGGCAGCCTGAGTTCGGCGCGCTGGGCCGGTGAGCACGGCATGAACTTCCTGACCAGCAGTGTCGTCAAGGCTGAGGGCTCCGAGGGGCCGTACGACTTCGCCGAGATCCAGCTCTCGCACATCCGCGCCTTCCGTGCCGCACATCCCGACGGCGAGGAGGCCCGGGTCTCCCAGGGTCTCGTCGTCATCCCCACCGACTCCGCGTCGCCGGAACAGCGGGCCAGGTACGAGGAGTACGCGGCGAAGCGCACCCCGCGCACCGCCTCGCCCCAGGGTCCGGCCCGGCTGATGTTCGCGCCGGACATCGTCGGCACGTCGCAGGAGATCGCCGAACGCCTCCACGCGCACGCCGCGTTCCGCGAGGTGGACGAGGTGGCCTTCGCCCTGCCGTTCACCTTCGAGCACGAGGACTACGTGCAGATCCTGACGGACATGGCGACGAAGCTGGGTCCGGCGCTGGGGTGGCGGCCGGGGGTGTAG
- a CDS encoding sugar ABC transporter permease: protein MTNTEIPAVRPSRPAPAPATGAGTAPPSARDRGTRLLATLFLAPTVVGIVVFTVVPIVGSIVLSLFHWNVIDSPSWAGAANYREVFTDSTVLVSFRNTLVFMVLAVALQLLVALTLALAVNGRMPVWLRSVFRSAFFFPLVLSAASISVVMKYLFNQDFGVVNWALGLIGIAPVPWLTSENSAMAAVILVYVWQQFGFSFLLFVGGLNNIPKEIHEAASLDGATGLRKHLHVTLPLLSPTLLVATVVGVINALQVFEQPYVLTDGGPGDSTRTVVMVIYESAFEQLRFGEASAVGVLLFVLIMAVTALQFRLSRRFVHYQ from the coding sequence ATGACGAACACCGAGATTCCCGCCGTACGACCGTCACGGCCCGCCCCCGCACCCGCCACCGGCGCCGGCACCGCGCCGCCCTCGGCCCGTGACCGCGGCACCCGGCTGCTGGCCACGCTGTTCCTCGCGCCGACCGTCGTCGGCATTGTGGTCTTCACGGTGGTGCCGATCGTCGGCTCGATCGTGCTGAGCCTGTTCCACTGGAACGTCATCGACTCCCCGAGCTGGGCCGGGGCCGCCAACTACCGTGAGGTCTTCACCGATTCGACCGTCCTGGTCTCCTTCCGCAACACGCTCGTCTTCATGGTGCTCGCGGTCGCGCTCCAGCTGCTGGTCGCCCTGACCCTGGCGCTCGCGGTGAACGGGCGGATGCCGGTGTGGCTGCGGTCGGTGTTCCGCTCGGCGTTCTTCTTCCCGCTGGTGCTGTCGGCGGCGTCGATCTCGGTGGTGATGAAGTACCTGTTCAACCAGGACTTCGGGGTCGTGAACTGGGCGCTCGGGCTCATCGGGATCGCCCCGGTGCCCTGGCTGACGTCGGAGAACTCGGCGATGGCCGCGGTGATCCTGGTCTATGTCTGGCAGCAGTTCGGCTTCTCGTTCCTGCTGTTCGTGGGCGGGCTGAACAACATCCCCAAGGAGATCCACGAGGCGGCCTCCCTCGACGGGGCGACCGGGCTGCGCAAGCACCTGCACGTGACGCTGCCACTGCTGTCACCGACCCTGCTGGTGGCCACCGTCGTCGGGGTCATCAACGCGCTCCAGGTCTTCGAGCAGCCGTACGTGCTGACCGACGGCGGGCCCGGCGACTCCACCCGCACCGTCGTGATGGTGATCTACGAGTCGGCGTTCGAGCAGCTGCGCTTCGGTGAGGCGTCCGCGGTGGGCGTGCTGCTGTTCGTGCTGATCATGGCGGTCACCGCCCTCCAGTTCCGGCTCAGCCGGCGTTTCGTCCACTACCAGTGA
- a CDS encoding glycoside hydrolase family 32 protein, with amino-acid sequence MTHDPNAPRFRVRPPAHWANDPNGPFRWRGRHHLFYQHNPQAPVHTNVHWGHVSSPDLVHWEHHPIALTPTPGGPDEAGCWSGCVVDDDGVPTAVYTGVDHRHTGLGTICLARAVVPDDETLTDWKPLPTPVVAGPPPGLDVVMFRDPFVFRAEGRRWALVGAGHADGTPSVLLYDCEDLLDWRFAGVFLDGRDPVAAEVFGDRATGWECPALYGTPGGDWVLVVSLWDGAPCATAYLTGRVDAGRFAARGGGRLDHGRDLYAATLLQEPGRALLWGWSWEARGQDEVDRAGWAGVLTAPRVIDVGPDGALRVAPAPELELLRAPEPFVTEPGVRAPLPGAYDLTVTARSRTTVSLARSASGAELTVVLDPEDGSVILDRDGWPRTGGQGPVTVGTPGNRGRDVTVGTPGDRGRDITVRLLVDGSLFELFVDDRASVTERIYRRPDDVSELLVTGEGAAVTGWEQVPPTSG; translated from the coding sequence TTGACGCACGACCCCAACGCCCCCCGCTTCCGGGTCCGTCCGCCCGCCCACTGGGCCAACGACCCGAACGGGCCGTTCCGTTGGCGTGGCCGCCACCACCTCTTCTACCAGCACAACCCGCAGGCACCCGTGCACACGAACGTCCACTGGGGTCATGTCTCCAGCCCCGACCTCGTCCACTGGGAACACCATCCGATCGCCCTCACCCCGACGCCCGGCGGCCCGGACGAGGCGGGCTGCTGGTCGGGGTGCGTGGTCGACGACGACGGCGTGCCCACCGCCGTGTACACCGGCGTCGACCACCGGCACACCGGTCTCGGCACGATCTGCCTGGCCCGGGCGGTCGTCCCGGACGACGAGACCCTGACCGACTGGAAGCCGCTGCCCACCCCGGTGGTCGCAGGCCCGCCTCCCGGCCTCGACGTGGTGATGTTCCGCGACCCGTTCGTCTTCCGTGCCGAGGGACGGCGCTGGGCCCTGGTCGGAGCGGGCCACGCCGACGGGACGCCGTCGGTCCTGCTGTACGACTGCGAGGACCTGCTCGACTGGCGGTTCGCCGGCGTCTTCCTCGACGGCCGGGACCCGGTCGCCGCCGAGGTGTTCGGCGACAGGGCGACCGGCTGGGAGTGCCCGGCGCTGTACGGGACTCCCGGCGGGGACTGGGTGCTGGTGGTGTCCCTCTGGGACGGGGCCCCGTGCGCCACCGCGTATCTGACGGGCCGGGTCGATGCCGGTCGGTTCGCGGCACGCGGCGGCGGCCGGCTCGACCACGGCCGCGACCTCTACGCCGCCACCCTCCTCCAGGAACCCGGCCGGGCCCTGCTCTGGGGCTGGTCCTGGGAGGCGCGCGGGCAGGACGAGGTGGACCGGGCCGGGTGGGCGGGGGTCCTCACCGCGCCCCGGGTCATCGACGTCGGCCCGGACGGGGCGCTGCGCGTGGCACCGGCCCCCGAACTCGAACTCCTGCGTGCCCCCGAGCCGTTCGTCACGGAACCCGGCGTCCGGGCGCCGCTCCCCGGGGCCTACGACCTGACGGTCACCGCCCGCTCCCGCACCACCGTGTCCCTGGCCCGCTCGGCGTCGGGAGCGGAGCTGACGGTGGTGCTGGACCCGGAGGACGGCAGCGTGATCCTGGACCGCGACGGCTGGCCCCGCACCGGCGGACAGGGACCGGTCACCGTCGGCACTCCCGGCAACCGGGGCCGGGACGTCACCGTGGGCACTCCCGGCGACCGGGGCCGGGACATCACGGTCCGGCTCCTCGTCGACGGCTCGCTGTTCGAGCTCTTCGTCGACGACCGCGCGAGTGTCACCGAGCGGATCTACCGGCGCCCCGACGACGTGAGCGAACTCCTGGTCACGGGCGAGGGCGCCGCGGTCACCGGATGGGAGCAGGTCCCACCGACGAGCGGCTGA
- a CDS encoding MFS transporter yields the protein MALTNTTLGILLATINSSIVLISLPGIFTGIRLDPLQPANVSYLLWMLMGYMLVTAVLVVALGRLGDMWGRVRIYNSGFLIFTLTSVVLSLDPFHGGSGALWLIGWRIVQAVGGAMLMANSAAILTDAFPARQRGMALGVNMVAGIAGSFLGLVLGGALVTWNWRSVFWVNVPIGLLGTVWAYKSLHETGVRTPGRMDWWGNLTFAVGLTALLAGITYGIQPYGGHTMGWTNPWVLAGLIGGVAVLVAFCVIEARVAEPMFPLRLFRNTAFAGGNAAALLGAVARGGLQFMLIIWLQGIWLPLHGYDYADTPLWAGIYMLPLTVGFLVAGPVSGYLSDKYGARLFAAAGFAVMAGSFGGLLALPTDFDYWVFALLIFLNGLGGGLFAAPNTSIIMSSVPAEARGAASGMRATFQNAGMVLSMGVFFSLMVAGLSGSLPQTLSSGLTAQGVPTQAAHAVAGLPPVGVLFAAFLGYNPIQHLLGSSILDHLPAANAARLTGQEFFPHLISHPFHDGLVVVFSLAIAMSLAAAAASLIRGRVAVGPAVVGAVPVAAVAGAPVAAEPVSTAGGVAGAANPTDAGGTSGLVCRVQNSFGRPVAGAALTLIDRSGRLTARARTREDGSGTMPRPHPGAYTLVVAAEGHRPQATNLMVGDGPASCTVTLPGDAVAPGTAGTAGTASVHGVVCDAEGTPLAGATVLILDPAGDVVARSTSGAGGDYALSGLRPGQFTLQVSAPGRRPAAVPVEVEASGGARHDLTLHPAGALTGTVRQGRTGRPLADARVTLLNADGVPVASFVTTDDGTYTLTDLAPGAYTLVAAGYPPVASRLTLGHADAATLDLDLAQPAE from the coding sequence GTGGCCCTGACCAACACCACGCTCGGCATCCTGCTCGCCACCATCAACAGCTCGATCGTGCTGATCTCCCTGCCGGGCATCTTCACCGGCATCCGCCTCGATCCGCTCCAGCCGGCCAACGTCAGCTATCTGCTGTGGATGCTGATGGGCTACATGCTCGTCACGGCCGTGCTGGTGGTCGCCCTGGGCCGGCTCGGCGACATGTGGGGCCGGGTCCGCATCTACAACTCGGGGTTCCTCATCTTCACCCTGACCTCGGTCGTCCTGTCCCTGGACCCGTTCCACGGCGGCAGCGGGGCGCTGTGGCTGATCGGCTGGCGGATCGTGCAGGCCGTCGGCGGCGCCATGCTGATGGCCAACTCGGCCGCCATCCTCACCGACGCCTTCCCCGCCCGGCAGCGGGGCATGGCCCTGGGCGTCAACATGGTCGCCGGTATCGCCGGGTCCTTCCTCGGCCTGGTGCTGGGCGGGGCCCTGGTGACGTGGAACTGGCGCTCGGTGTTCTGGGTCAACGTGCCGATCGGGCTGCTCGGGACGGTGTGGGCGTACAAGTCCCTGCACGAGACCGGCGTGCGCACCCCGGGCCGCATGGACTGGTGGGGCAACCTCACCTTCGCCGTCGGCCTGACCGCGCTGCTGGCGGGCATCACCTACGGCATCCAGCCCTACGGCGGCCACACCATGGGCTGGACCAACCCCTGGGTGCTCGCCGGGCTGATCGGCGGGGTGGCCGTACTCGTCGCCTTCTGCGTGATCGAGGCGAGGGTGGCCGAACCCATGTTCCCGCTGCGGCTGTTCCGGAACACCGCGTTCGCGGGCGGCAACGCGGCCGCTCTGCTGGGGGCCGTCGCGCGCGGCGGACTCCAGTTCATGCTCATCATCTGGCTCCAGGGCATCTGGCTACCGCTGCACGGCTACGACTACGCCGACACCCCGCTGTGGGCCGGCATCTACATGCTTCCGCTGACCGTCGGCTTCCTGGTCGCCGGGCCGGTGTCGGGATACCTGTCCGACAAGTACGGGGCCCGGTTGTTCGCCGCCGCCGGGTTCGCGGTGATGGCGGGCTCCTTCGGTGGACTGCTCGCCCTGCCCACCGACTTCGACTACTGGGTCTTCGCGCTGCTGATCTTCCTCAACGGACTCGGCGGGGGCCTGTTCGCCGCGCCCAACACCTCGATCATCATGTCGAGCGTGCCGGCCGAGGCCCGCGGCGCCGCCTCCGGTATGCGCGCCACCTTCCAGAACGCCGGCATGGTGCTCTCCATGGGCGTCTTCTTCTCGCTCATGGTGGCCGGTCTGTCCGGCTCCCTGCCGCAGACGCTGTCCTCCGGGCTGACCGCCCAGGGCGTCCCCACCCAGGCCGCGCACGCGGTCGCCGGGCTCCCGCCCGTCGGCGTGCTGTTCGCCGCGTTCCTCGGCTACAACCCGATCCAGCACCTGCTCGGCAGCAGCATTCTCGACCACCTCCCGGCGGCCAACGCGGCGAGGCTGACGGGGCAGGAGTTCTTCCCCCACCTGATCTCGCACCCCTTCCACGACGGCCTCGTTGTGGTGTTCTCCCTGGCCATCGCGATGTCACTGGCGGCCGCGGCGGCTTCCCTGATCCGGGGCCGCGTCGCGGTGGGACCCGCCGTGGTGGGGGCCGTGCCGGTGGCAGCCGTCGCGGGGGCGCCGGTAGCGGCGGAGCCCGTCTCCACGGCGGGCGGTGTCGCGGGTGCGGCCAACCCTACGGACGCGGGCGGCACGTCCGGGCTCGTCTGCCGTGTCCAGAACTCTTTTGGGCGACCCGTCGCCGGTGCCGCGCTCACCCTGATCGACCGGAGCGGCCGCCTGACGGCCCGGGCTCGCACCCGGGAGGACGGCTCCGGCACGATGCCCCGGCCCCACCCGGGGGCCTACACCCTGGTCGTGGCCGCCGAAGGACACCGGCCCCAGGCCACGAACCTCATGGTCGGCGACGGGCCGGCGTCCTGCACGGTGACACTGCCGGGCGACGCCGTCGCGCCGGGTACGGCGGGTACGGCGGGTACGGCGAGCGTGCACGGTGTCGTGTGCGACGCGGAGGGCACGCCGCTGGCCGGGGCGACCGTCCTGATCCTCGATCCGGCGGGTGACGTCGTCGCCCGCAGCACCTCGGGAGCGGGCGGCGACTACGCCCTCTCCGGCCTGCGCCCGGGGCAGTTCACCCTCCAGGTCAGCGCGCCAGGACGCCGTCCGGCGGCCGTACCGGTCGAGGTCGAGGCGAGCGGCGGCGCCCGCCACGACCTGACACTGCACCCCGCGGGCGCCCTCACCGGGACGGTCCGTCAGGGCCGCACCGGCCGACCCCTCGCCGACGCCCGCGTCACCCTGCTGAACGCCGACGGCGTCCCCGTGGCCTCGTTCGTCACCACCGACGACGGCACCTACACACTCACCGACCTCGCACCCGGCGCCTACACACTCGTGGCCGCCGGCTACCCGCCTGTGGCGTCCAGGCTCACCCTCGGCCACGCCGACGCCGCGACCCTCGACCTGGACCTCGCGCAGCCCGCGGAGTGA
- a CDS encoding MarR family winged helix-turn-helix transcriptional regulator yields MEPEEIAGALAEVAGVVIRSLADRRGMSFTTASTLGRLEREGPARLTALAAAEGVAQPSMTQLVQRLENQGLAVRVSDPGDGRVTLVALTDAGREVLAERRKERNARLARLLATLSEEERRELGSAMRTVAPLVRRLVDEPALADAGGDEA; encoded by the coding sequence ATGGAGCCCGAGGAGATCGCCGGGGCGCTGGCCGAGGTCGCGGGGGTCGTGATCCGCAGTCTCGCGGACCGCAGGGGCATGAGCTTCACCACCGCCTCCACGCTGGGCCGGCTGGAGCGGGAAGGCCCCGCCCGGCTGACCGCGCTGGCGGCGGCGGAAGGGGTCGCGCAGCCGTCGATGACCCAGCTCGTGCAGCGGCTCGAGAACCAGGGCCTGGCGGTGCGGGTGAGTGATCCCGGCGACGGCCGGGTCACGCTCGTGGCCCTGACCGACGCAGGTCGGGAGGTGCTCGCCGAGCGCAGAAAGGAACGGAACGCCCGGCTGGCCCGCCTGCTGGCCACCCTCTCGGAGGAGGAACGGCGGGAACTGGGATCCGCGATGCGGACGGTCGCGCCTCTGGTACGTCGACTTGTCGATGAACCGGCTCTCGCGGATGCCGGGGGCGACGAGGCCTGA
- a CDS encoding extracellular solute-binding protein → MTDSHVTRRTLLRYGAYGAGAAALAGTAASWDRLTGADIPGRDDGSLVVATLGPAYGPEAIRTLTEGFKKVHPDIKLRINAVQATDWSDFFAKILTQIAAGTAPDLVYVATEGVQLFAQRLGVALDKWVQRDAAELREYFADVHPSLVESMMYEGSLYQLPVEFNAADMYLNSQVLKRAGAGFPAADWTRDDFTELLRDMKKSSGSQFTPYFWTNRLWGGVVPWLFANGTNLLAESKAPGGAWLWDGFYPSAERRGRGGGFRWTTPQATDARVEESYDYLASLIQEDLCTRPEGGNGQNLIGVFSTGRVGVTPAGGFWAGGLHLAGMRPGSFDVQYFPRWRTQRMQFGAAGYALLRTSKMQDEAWEFIKFAARRDTLMRLFETNQTTPARRSMLTADRYREMGPRHWQVFYDTLDKFPDTGPIPAPPQVAEVEQVLLKHTGTALSSRRSVGPALRRMQSDLEKAMEREV, encoded by the coding sequence ATGACCGACTCGCACGTCACCCGTCGCACCTTGTTGCGGTACGGCGCCTACGGCGCGGGCGCCGCCGCGCTCGCCGGCACCGCCGCGAGCTGGGACCGGCTCACCGGAGCCGACATTCCCGGCCGCGACGACGGCTCCCTCGTCGTCGCCACCCTCGGTCCCGCCTACGGTCCGGAGGCGATCCGCACGCTCACCGAGGGCTTCAAGAAGGTCCACCCCGACATCAAGCTGCGGATCAACGCCGTGCAGGCCACGGACTGGTCGGACTTCTTCGCGAAGATCCTCACCCAGATCGCGGCGGGCACCGCCCCCGATCTCGTCTACGTCGCCACCGAGGGCGTCCAGCTGTTCGCCCAGCGCCTGGGCGTCGCCCTCGACAAGTGGGTGCAGCGGGACGCGGCCGAACTGCGCGAGTACTTCGCCGACGTCCACCCCTCGCTGGTGGAGTCGATGATGTACGAGGGCAGCCTCTACCAGCTGCCGGTCGAGTTCAACGCGGCCGACATGTACCTCAACAGCCAGGTGCTCAAGCGGGCGGGGGCGGGCTTCCCGGCGGCCGACTGGACCCGCGACGACTTCACCGAACTGCTGCGGGACATGAAGAAGTCGAGCGGCTCGCAGTTCACGCCCTACTTCTGGACCAACCGCCTGTGGGGCGGAGTGGTCCCCTGGCTCTTCGCCAACGGCACCAACCTGCTCGCCGAGTCCAAGGCCCCGGGCGGCGCCTGGCTGTGGGACGGCTTCTACCCGAGCGCCGAGCGCCGGGGCCGCGGGGGCGGCTTCCGGTGGACGACCCCGCAGGCCACGGACGCGCGGGTCGAGGAGTCGTACGACTATCTCGCCTCCCTCATCCAGGAGGACCTGTGCACCCGCCCCGAGGGAGGCAACGGCCAGAACCTCATCGGGGTGTTCTCCACCGGCCGGGTCGGGGTGACTCCGGCGGGCGGCTTCTGGGCGGGCGGTCTGCATCTCGCGGGCATGCGGCCCGGCAGCTTCGACGTGCAGTACTTCCCCCGCTGGCGCACCCAGCGCATGCAGTTCGGCGCGGCCGGCTACGCGCTCCTGCGCACTTCGAAGATGCAGGACGAGGCCTGGGAGTTCATCAAGTTCGCCGCCCGCAGGGACACCCTCATGCGGCTGTTCGAGACCAACCAGACGACCCCTGCCCGCCGTTCGATGCTGACCGCGGACCGCTACCGGGAGATGGGTCCCCGGCACTGGCAGGTCTTCTACGACACCCTCGACAAGTTCCCCGACACCGGCCCGATCCCGGCGCCGCCGCAGGTCGCCGAGGTCGAACAGGTGCTGCTGAAGCACACCGGGACCGCGCTGTCCTCGCGCCGCTCGGTGGGCCCCGCGCTGCGCCGGATGCAGAGCGATCTGGAGAAGGCCATGGAGCGTGAGGTATGA